gctccttccaaagtacaacactcacatgaagtacctgggcctagagagtttcaagagaacatatgatatcggggtcgacatagaagATGACCTCATGAAAGCACCAATGGCACCAATGGCACCAACTCCACAAGCTGAGAAGTTGAAGGGCAAGAAGGCTGAAAAAGCACATAAGGTCCATGAGGTCAACGCCTTAGAAGCTCCTCAGGGTCCGAAATCAAGTAACTTCAAAAAAAATGCTAATCAGCGTGATTTCCATAGCATGCCTCAAAGGGTCTTTACCAACCTTAGGATGTCCTATAGCGACGCCTTTGATAGATTGGTTGAGAAGCAAGTCATCACTCCTATTGGTCCAACCACGGATCCGCCAACTGAAAAGAGGTCCAAAAGCTGGGACCCCAAGGCCTATTGCAAGTTCCACCATGGGAACGGGCATGACATCGAAAACTGCTTCAAAACCAAACATCTAATTCAGAATATGGTGACCAACAAGACTTTGCCCTTACCTCCTAGAGCAAAACAGTCACCCTCACTTCAAGCTATCTCCCACGACTATGGGGATGTAGAGGAAGATTTCCCATGCAGCCTAATCTCCACAATGTACAAGCCAAGCTTCGAGCTGATGGTTCCAAGCTTCTACCATCTCCTTCCACAAACTCAAGATGAGTGATCCCCGAACCCAGGATAACCATCGACATCCAAGAAAACATTTGTCGCCTAGCGACCCTGAAAGCCTTGGGCTTCTCTGAGTACAACCTGATGCTAACTAGAGAGCGGACCGTCAAGTTCCGTGGCATTACATACAAGATCCTGGGAGTCCTCGACTTGATTTTCTCTTTCGAGACTTACTACAACAATGCTGAATTCCTGGTCATCGATATAACGGCCAACTCCGATCTCCTATTCGAGAAATCTTGGTTCGAGGAGCTGTTAGATGGTCTTGCCTGTCTCACACCTAAGGGCTCCAACTACAATAGGCTTTCTGTCAAACATGCACAGGCCCTGCGCCAAGAGTGAAGGAACTATGTTCCTCACGCAAGGTGCATTGTGCATTAgcctaataccaaggttcaaattaattacgaacaattaatttagtgagatcaactGATCGGAACACCTagctagagcaatgcttccgatcagtgagttctaatctatattaggctcacagcttactcttgactgaacctataaggtcacaccattggcatgtgacagatcatcggattaaattaatttgaaattcatttaatagattttcgggaattagttcggaaaaacataaatatacgatatgacgttggattggaatcgtatatcgtatcgcgaatattcgcaagctaggcgaaacaaataatcgtatcgtacgacagtgattggtcaagtactatacgataaccaatagccgtaaggcattggTCGCGGATAAGAGCAAGGAAAAGCTGCCACCCCGTCGagccatgcgcgcaaggcccaacgagcgcaGCAGCTCGCCAGCGTGAGAGCAAGGCCCATGGCCTACGACTGGCCGGTGCGTGGGGGACAGCAGTAGCGGCAGCACACAACAACGAGTCccaaggcccatggttgtattGCTGCGCGCGTGTGCTCCCGGGCTCGTAGGCACACGAAGGCATGCCCAAGGGGCGCTGGCCTTGTGTGATGTGCCTACGGGCTGCGGGCAAAGGCGGGTAGCATGCACAGAGCTGGGTGAAGCCTATGAGTGAGCTTGAAGCACGCAACACGCACCGAGCAGCGCTGCGCCAGCGAGCAAGCACGCgtgccagcgcgcgctgtgtAATAACCTGATTTTTAAGCAGCTTTTAAGTAAATGCTAATCTATTTCATTGGCTAAATTTAAggcttaaaattattttaagattaattttaaatttctgGCTTACTTACATgttattaaacaagttaatttttatcaaaataaatctaatatttttttaagcctaaattacgaaattacccTTATAACTCTAAAAATGAGAAAGCCATCTCCACTCTCCTTTTCTCTTCTTTGATTGGTGTCAAATAGAGGAAGTGCCACCACACTTGCATTGTTGTCAAATTCTAAGATCACTTCATCTCTCCATATTCACATAAAATAAATTGTCAAGCTAAGCTAatcaaatggaaaaaaaaactcATCTTACTCTCACTAATATTCTCCCCTCTACTACTGTCGCATCTGTTTCTCTCAATATGTCTACATTTAGTTACTTTTTCGCAAATGATTTCTTCATAAAAGTTGTAGAGCTATTTGTGCTTATGAATGTAGGCTCaagaatcactcaattcggagtTGTATTCTAGGAGATAATCCCTTCTAAAACTAggtgttgctgctgttgttgtgatGTCAGCACCAGATTTTGTTTCTCTTATTTCAATGATCTTCTGATCATTTTGAGACTCTATTCTCTGAACAAGAATTGTATATCTCTTCAACCTGATAAATTTAGGCTCAAGAATTACTAAAATCAGAACTCTGGGCTAGGAGATATGGTCTTCCGAAGCTGGAAGTTGGTGCTGCCAACGTGTTGTTGCTCCTCTTCCTTGTTACTTCTCACTTCCCCAACTTCttagttttgttgttggcttCTAAAGTGCATGGTAAATTGATGGCGATTGAGAAATGAGAATCTTGGAGGTTAGGTGTGACGAttgaaggtacacattgtccatccATTTTGCTAAAAGTTGGCTTGTGTTTCCTGGATTTTAAGAATTATATGATTTACATTTAAGAATAAACTTTTGATTTAATTTCAAGTACTATGTTGCTGTGATTTGGAATTTGAGATTTCGAAAAGGAAGTATGAAATGTACATTTATTTTAACATTTCAAGGAACTTCCTATTTTGTTTTCAAATGTGAAATATATGATTGATATGAATGTGTGAGTTGTGAGAGCTTGTCTGTGAGATTTGTGAAAAGTAACGTGTGTCTTGGTATATGATCGGTGCCAGAGTTGTTTTTGAAAATAGTTATGCCTATACAAGAATGATATGGGTTGTGAAGTTATTAGTCTTTTGCATTATGGAAAGCTATGGGCAAGCCTATGCTAGTGCAATTATAATGTTGGTATGTTTGATAAATAGTGTTTGACCATCTTTCTAAGTATTCGAGCTATGGTGTGACAAATCTTGAAATAACctacggagtacatgattagAAAACTATGAGTACATGACTCATATTGAACTATTTTCGGGATTAATAAGGTTTATCAAGAACTACTAGTTGACCCATACGTGAGAGATAGATTTCTTTTGTactctttattttctttaaccattatttgagccatacaattttatAACATGatctacaaattatttttttgagattattattttctttatttatgttATGATTAAAGTTATCGCTAAACGATAGTTTCACCAATATACCAGTTATTGTATGATTTTAGTTCAAATATGACGAAAATGATTGGTTACAACGAAAAAGACTTTTTTTGAAATAACTTTTATGATTTGAGTAATCATAAGAAGTAAACTAATTAATCTTCTAGAATCTAGTTTTTGAACTACTcaatatattatgtattttaattaattacttgattTTTCGAATTATGAAGTATGGCATATATTTAGCAAGTTATCCTTTATCGAGTTGGCAAGCTCaacattttattaaattatttcgtTTAAGATCTTTATATGGTTTTCTGCAAAGAgtatgtttgaacttgaaaggctaAAATTATGCTTtgaataaaatgaaataatataaataatttatatttcAATACGATTAAATTGTGGATTTATATATCGTTTTATACTTTATCCCCAATGATAATTAGTTATAAGATCTATGTGATAAAGTTTTGTACGTAACCATGTGCGATTGAGCAGAAGTTAAGTTTGATTAGTAGGGATTGAGCTATTAAGCTAGTTTGGGTATAGTATTTTATTGAGAAGTCGGATTCATTTAGGATTACTTATAAGTGATCAGACTTTATGAAAATTACGCATTAAAAGGATATGAGCTTATTATGCTATTGTGATTATAAGCTAATGGTTTGGAGGTGTGATCTTTGTGTTACAAACCAAATTGAATgtgcaattgtgtaattgagATTAAGGATTTCTATGGATTAATAGTGAGTTGGAAATTTGAGCTGGAGAGTATGATTTGGGATAAGTTTAAAAAATTTGATTTTCCTTGAAGTATAATTTATATTCGAGTGTTGTTAAGAATATTGGACTCTTTATATATACTATgttcaaaattgtttttcaagaaTCACGTATACGAAATTTGTGAAAAGTTATGAGTAATTCATTATGCTCTTTAAGCAAATATTTTAGACAAATTTATCACTTTGTATAAATATGGTTTGTGCCAAGATTTCAATTGTGTTTAAGATTCAGATGAGGTTTTGTTGTGATACGAGACTTTGAGTAATTGTGAGAATGTATATTTCCTCAATTTATTGGAATAAGTTTTCAAATGTGTTTTAGTGGGGAAGAAGCCGTTAACAACGGTCATGAACAAcacttgtgtatttgtgtgtCATCTGTGTAAATGAACAAATGTGcatctgtgtaaatgtacatatgtacatctgtgtggggacatgtcctaaagtcttgcaagcatgtgtGAAAAGGTGGGTTACGACCCCTAAAAAGTTTGGAGACATTGGTTATTCAACccgtctctattcgtgttctcttccccCAATTAGTATATAAGTTTAAAAACAAAATGTGTTTGATTTGCTAGAATAAGAAAATATTGTGAAGGAATTTATGTGTGTGTTTTGAAATATCAAACATATATTGTTTGTGAATTTTTAAGTATCTTTTTGATACGTTATagattatctctattatataaaggaacagctgagtgACATTTTGGTAAtgtaacttttcgtgtccccaatcAAAAAGACCAATATACCCTTCGTCCTTTTCCGGTTTATTTCAAGAACCTAACCTAACCGTGTACTCCTCCTCCTTCCTTTTTCTCAAACCTTTCTTCTCCCTTTCGCTAATCTTCTTTTTCTTCCCCAAAACCCTAATTTACATTTCTTAATTAGTTCGAATTTGATTCCTCAAAACCCTAATCTCGATTGCGTCGCTGATTTACTCAGGGTTAGGAGGGAGAAAAAGGTCCCGGACAACAAGCAATTCGACGTTTGTCGGATTTTGAGGGAAGAGAAAGAGCGTCGTTTGTCGACCCCGAGAAGACGGCCCGAAATGAGGAGGAGATTACGAGGAAATTGGATGGGGAATTCGCCCGATTTAAAGCTATGTTTGCCAAAAATCCCGTATTTCCGAAAGAGAATGTGGGCGGCGGCtgcggcggcggtggtggtggtggagttgCATTGGATAGGACTAAGGTGTGGTGAATTGGGTGCCGAAGATGTTGTCGTTAAGAGTTCTAAGAAGAAGAAGGGTTCTGCAATTGTTGTAATGAGATCTAAAGAGGATGTTGTAAGCctgtaagtgttgatttttgtattCAATTTGGTTGGTTTATGccattgtgtttgaattttgattgcatttttgtgttaattcttGGATTTTTGTTGTTTAAATGCCATCgtgttttaattttgattacatttttgtgttaattctttgaagatatttgaaaaaaaagaatatttGATAAAATGGCATGCGTGAATTTTATTACCTGGGCATGCGAAAATTATGGAAACTCCCTCGATGATCTTCGTTTCTTCACTATTACCCGCGTTTCTATCACCGTCAGCCACTTATTCCGGTAATCCCTTTTCCTTTATCCTCATTTTTATCAAATACCCAATTCgcaatttcctctcttttattaTAGAGATTTTTTTTCtggtttttttttgtgatttaggGATTAAGCCTGGGATTAAAGGTCCTTCAATGGTGACGGGCGGGCTAATCGGGTGATGGGAGGGTTCAAGTATGCTTACATGGCAGACTCATGGGTTTCTTTCTTCACTTTTATGATTAGGTAGTTAAGTAAAAGAACAAGCTTaatcattaattttattttaatgacATGTGAAATTTGTGGATTTTGTGGAACATTATATTCAGTTTTTAGAGTGACGTTTGCTTTGATTTTGCAATGAAATCAATCtcaataatatttttgttgggaattaattgaaataatgCTCCCAGTCGTTGTCATTCTGCAAACCCGTGCTCATTTGAATTAATGCTGAgaaaatttgtttatttttagcACTGATATGATGAGAAATAATGTTCTATTGGATTTTAACATTTGATTTACTTTGGAATTTGTAAAGttgtgtttgagatttaatctctattatataagtgaataattgaggttattttagtaacaCCACTTTTGGTGTTCCCCTTTAAACCCCATACGGTCCATGATTCTATATGAGATTGAAAGAGTAGGTTGAGCAAACTTTAATGGGTGGTTGATACAAAATGGTGTTAGAAAGAGATCCACCATTGTTGGTGCGGTTTTGAAGATCAAGATTTATCTTTTCTGGGTTTTTCTTTTTGAGCTTTTTATACATGTTAAAGATATAGTCTGGAAGTGGGTTTGATTAAAATTCTCAGCTTTCATTCGAGTGTTATTTGTataaatttctgaaattttcaACTACTCTTTGCCTTACCAGTGCGAGATGAGGATTATGTGTTACATGCTGATAGTAATAGTTGCATACTTACATCATGGGTGATATTTGTGGTTAGGGATACTTTATGCTACTTGATACTcaattttgagtattgatggTTAAAATATGTGATTGACCTTTGTAAcatgtacttcgtattatttgaAGTTCAAAAAGTGTTTCAgattgaaaattatttttagtACTGAAATATTTGTTTTACTTGAACAGGGTCTAAGCCCGACTGTGATTAAGGATGGGTGCCATGGTATGTGACAATGACCGTGTTTTGAAGACTGTGAAAGGGTAATGGATCCTTCTCTCTTTAAGGCTACATATCTCTAGAACAAATGGAAAGACTCTAGCTGGTAGCTTAATATCCGCACCACCAATCTTGAAGAAAGGCTTAGCTGAAGGACTTTTCTGAGTCGTCATCTTGATTAGATTCATGGTATTTTCATCTCTTTCTCTATGTCTTTTTAGCAATGGTCTTTCTATCTTGGATTTCTTTGATAACATGATTTCCCTTTTTTATGTAGATTTTATGTTATTTGTCTTTGGATTTCTTGGGTGTTAAAAGTTCTGTATTGTCTTTCAGCAATCTAATTAAATCGATATCAGGTGACTTGATTTTAAGCTCTCTTATGTTCATTTCTCATCGTGGCATGGAGCTTTGAAGTCTCATTTAAAAAACTGCTTTGTGGGTGTTTTTGCATCTGTTTGCATGTATCCGTTTTTAATGGAGAGACTTCACACTTTCCTATTATCAGCTggattatttataactttctgtttttgaattttctctATTTAAAAACAGAAACTACATAGTTATAAATAACTTCACTATTTACATCAGAAATTCAGAATCCTTATGCAGCTCTTAGCCTCTCTGTCTGATTGTCCcggtgttttttcttttttcgtcattgatacttcgtattaggTTCAACGTTAATGTATCTTGCTATATGGTGTCTTCCTTCTGATTGTGACAATCTAAACCAACAACATAGTATGAGCTTGAATAGCTACAATTCTGATGCGTGTGAACCAACATATAGAATCGGAGATGCATTACTCAATtaataacaaaacaaaataaaaaacaattaaGTGTTATTAAAACTAAAGACTAAAAACTGGAAATAATACCAAACACACCCTAAAAGAACAATTTCCATTGATTACGGAGTGAAATTCATAGTCAATAATCAATTAATTACGGAGTGATATTTATACAGCAATCCTAAAAGTCACAAACTTCTGATCATCATTACATCACAAACTTTCAGATCTTACTAGCTATAATCTTAATAGAGATCCCAGATTAATAAGTTAAGGCATCagactttcaaaaaaaaatggcaaaagAAAACAACAGGAATGAGATTTTCTTATTCCAACCTGATTCAGATATTTGCTAACCACTTATTCGTAAAGTAAACTCATGTCTCAAGGCATGGACTGGATTTCTAAATCCTAAATTTGATACCAAGTTAGCGAGTCGTCACAAATATGTGTTGTTCACATCATAGCAAATTTTGTAAGGAAGTTTAGACAACTGACTTAAGTTCCTCCGATAAAATCTTCGATATTCCAGCTAGGAGAAACAACCTCATTTGTAGATTCTATAAGATAAAATTTTCTGCTTAGTACTTTATATTATCCTCCTCAAAAGGTTACTAATAGTACTTTATATTATTCTATAAGAACACCTTTAGCGTCATTATTTAGCAGTTGAAAATTTGAAGGCCAAATTGATGATGCAGGTAAGGAAAAGCTAATCTGGTTAGGATTTAAAGCAAACCTGCAGGAAACTTTGTCGTTGTTCTGTTTATAACTTACTAGAACTTGATGCACACAATGCGTGAGCTGACAGCAACTGGTCATGGCAGAAGCTGGGGATCCGGGAACCAAACTGTTTGTCGAAAAAGTGAGGAGCAGTTTCATATTGGCCATATGTCCATCCTTCGGTACTTCTCCTGTCCATTCTTCCTACAAATTGATTTTCTTCTGTCCTTTAATAAGTTGTGACTTGCCTGTTGTAATAAGTTCCTGCCACAAGGTCAAGATTTTtcaagaaaggaaaaaaaaaaaccaaaatttgATTAGGATTCTTTTTCGGCAGTCTATCTTTTCAGTTGTATCTCTCaaacttttttccttttttaaaaaaCTATTTTTCTGGAGTGTTTGATACTCtaataaaattttgaataaaCAGATTAGACTCACCAAAGGTCATTCCCTCTTCCTACGTTCAATAATGGTGTTGGTTGACACAATGAAGCGGATCCAGGTGATCAACGCCCATTTGAACTTTCTCCATCCATGACAGTCTATAATGGGTTATGCGAAACCCCGGAGGATGAGCTTAAGATTGTGGCAGCATTAACATCTATCTGACCCTTGGGATGATTTTGATTAATGGTCTTCTCATTAACTTTaacattttggaaatgtgttgGCAATGTAGCAATAGTTGGAGACATAGGAGGTAGCAAGTCTGATGCAGGTGAAAACTGAACAGAAGGTGGCATTATCCATTTTACCCAATCATCGCGTTTCCTGATTTTATCACCCTGCAATAAGAAAAGAATAGCAATCACACAAAAATTCACTCCTCCAACAGTTTCAAAAACCATGCTCTAACATATCacaactagtcttatatgcacgcgatgcgtgcgaatataagaaagtaagtttatattactccgtattacatTTCAACCCAGATAAcatttgaaaatttataaaacaactTAGACTTTTCTCTCGTTCAACAACCTATAAAGAGGCGTTTTTTACATCCACTTTGACTTAACCGTTCTCTATTCTCTTTCTAGAATCGAACAATGAGGAGTACACAATAATTaccatatttaatatttctcttttgttttataGTGTAGAATTGTTACATTAGACAATCGCTTTGTATTCTTCCTttcttcaacaaaaaaaaagctAAAATAAATGAACAACGCATCAAAGATATACAGAGTAGACAATTATAATCTACGTTCTACGCGAAGGATTTGAGAGTTTGTCCTTGTTTTCCAGCCTTTTAGCAAGTTTAAGGGCAGCAATTGTATTAGCCCCAGATGATATCCAACCTAACATATTCAACAAAGTGAAAAATCAGATAATGGTACTATTAACATCTAACAGACGGGACATTGTGCCGTCAACTTATTCCAACAGGCAAGTCACAACTTATTAAAGGACAGAAGAAAATCAATTTGTAGGAAGAATGGACAGGAGAAGTACCGAAGCATGGACATATGGCCAATATGAAACTGCTCCTCACTTTTCCGACAAACAGTTTGGTTCCCGGATCCCCAGCTTCTGCCATGACCAGTTGCTGTCAGCTCACGCATTGTGTGCATCAAGTTCTAGTAAGTTATAAACAGAACAGCGACAAAGTTTCCTGCAAGTTTGCTTTAACTCCTAAGCAGATGAGCTTTTCCTTACCTGCATCATCAATTTGGCCTTCAAATTTTCAACTGCTAAATAATGATGCTAAAGGTGTTCATCATTATTTACATGAATATTAGCCATACTAAAGGTGTTCAAATGCTAAATGTATTATTCCTGCAAGCTGAAATTATTAGGCAACATGCGCATCAAAGGCAGTGGAAATTATTCCTGCAAGCTGAAATTCAAAGAGCAATCAATTATAGATCGCAATCCACATCAGGTGAATAATTTGTACAACGATAAGTAAACCAATCCTGATATTAGGTGAAAAGAACTTATCCTAAATGGGACAGAGAGGGTGTATATCCATCTTTAACCCCAGAAATGAAAGTTGTGGTATAGTTTCTTCCTTTTTTACTATTTTATGTACCTCAAGAAATTACCTTTGATACCTTTTATCTCCTTTGATTATTACAATATCCTAGTTCTTCAAATTTTGTGTTATGCGTATTTGCTCGTGGTTAATATTAGATTAAAACTTGATTTCAGGTCAAGGAATTGACAGAGAACATTCAGCAAATATTGGATGCTGTTAGGTCTTCTACAGTTGTTGAAGTTCAGGTAACCTTCATTGCTGCTCAGTTTATTACTCGACCGTTGTCTACTCTAATTGTGATATGTTAGAGCATGGTTTTTGAAACTGTTGGAGGAGTGAATTTTTGTGTGATTGTTATTCTTTTCTTATTGTAGGGTGATAAAATCAGGAAACGCGATGATTCGGTAAAATGGACAATGCCACCTTCTGTTCAGTTTTCACCTGCATCAGACTCGCTACCTCCCATGTCTCCAACTATTGCTACATTGCCAGCACATTTCCAAAATGTTAAAGTTAATGAGAAGACCATTGATCAAAATCATCCCAAGGGTCAGATAGATGTTAATGCTGCCACAATCTTAAGCTCATCCTCTGGGGTTTCGCATAACCCGTTACATACTGTCATGGATGGGGAAAGTTCAAATGGGCGTTGATCACCTGGATCCGCTTCATTGTGTCAACCAACACCATTATTGAACGTAGGAAGAGGGAATGACCTTTGGTGAGTCTAATCTGtttattcaaaattttattaGAGTATCAAACACTCCGGAAAAATAGTTtttcaaaaaaggaaaaaagtttGAGAGATACAACTGAAAAGATAGACTGCCGAAAAAGAATCCTAATcaaattttggttttttttttttttctttcttgaaaAATCTTGACCTTGTGGCAGGAACTTATTACAACAGCCAAGTCACAACTTATTAAAGGACAGAAGAAAATCAATTTGTAGGAAGAATGGACAGGAGAAGTACCGAAGCATGGACATATGGCCAATATGAAACTGCTCCTCACTTTTCCGACAAACAGTTTGGCTCCCGGATCCCCAGCTTCTGCCATGACCAGTTGCTGTCAGCTCACGCATTGTGTGCATCAAGTTCTAGTAAGTTATAAACAGAACAGCGACAAAGTTTCCTGCAAGTTTGCTTTAAATCCTAAGCAGATGAGCTTTTCCTTACCTGCATCATCAATTTGGCCTTCAAATTTTCAACTGCTAAATAATGATGCTAAAGGTGTTCTTATAGAATAATATAAAGTACTATTAGTAACGTTTTGAGGAGGATAATATAAAGTACTAAGCAGAAACTTTTATCTTATAGAATC
This Spinacia oleracea cultivar Varoflay chromosome 6, BTI_SOV_V1, whole genome shotgun sequence DNA region includes the following protein-coding sequences:
- the LOC130463034 gene encoding uncharacterized protein; amino-acid sequence: MTSCCQLTHCVHQVLVSYKQNSDKVSCKFALTPKQMSFSLPASSIWPSNFQLLNNDAKGNMRIKGSGNYSCKLKFKEQSIIDRNPHQVKRTYPKWDREGVYPSLTPEMKVVVKELTENIQQILDAVRSSTVVEVQGDKIRKRDDSVKWTMPPSVQFSPASDSLPPMSPTIATLPAHFQNVKVNEKTIDQNHPKGQIDVNAATILSSSSGVSHNPLHTVMDGESSNGR